The following proteins are co-located in the Pseudomonas sp. DY-1 genome:
- the lipB gene encoding lipoyl(octanoyl) transferase LipB: MTSAELIVRYLGLVDYLPTLEAMRRLTTERDERTPDEIWLLQHPQVFTQGQAGKAEHLLETGDIPVIQVERGGQVTYHGPGQLVAYVMLDLRRLGLGVRELVTALEQSLVDVMAIYGVEAAPKADAPGVYVNGDKIASLGLRVSRGCSFHGLALNVDMDLSPFWRINPCGYAGLKMVQLKDLIETPPQLDEVAQHLEQALRRRLGYTQ, translated from the coding sequence GTGACTTCTGCCGAACTCATCGTGCGATATCTGGGGTTGGTGGACTACCTGCCGACCTTGGAAGCGATGCGCCGTCTGACTACCGAGCGTGACGAGCGAACTCCCGACGAAATCTGGCTGCTGCAGCATCCCCAGGTGTTCACCCAGGGCCAGGCCGGCAAGGCTGAGCATCTGCTGGAGACGGGCGACATCCCGGTGATCCAGGTCGAGCGCGGCGGTCAGGTTACCTACCATGGCCCCGGCCAACTGGTGGCTTACGTGATGCTGGATCTGCGTAGGCTGGGGCTGGGTGTGCGCGAGCTGGTGACGGCTCTTGAGCAGAGCCTGGTCGATGTAATGGCGATCTACGGTGTCGAGGCAGCGCCTAAGGCTGATGCCCCTGGCGTCTATGTCAACGGCGACAAGATCGCCTCACTGGGGCTGCGTGTCAGCCGCGGCTGCTCCTTCCACGGCCTGGCGCTTAACGTAGACATGGACCTGTCGCCCTTCTGGCGGATCAACCCTTGCGGTTACGCCGGGTTGAAGATGGTGCAGCTCAAGGACCTGATCGAGACGCCGCCGCAGCTCGATGAGGTGGCACAGCACCTTGAGCAGGCACTGCGCCGGCGGCTGGGTTACACGCAGTAG
- a CDS encoding DUF493 domain-containing protein, producing MTDTPDVQPPKIEFPCERYPIKVIGDSGEGFADLVIEIIQRHAPDFDAATLVIRDSRNGRFLSVQVLITATGVDQLQAIHVDLRATGRVHMVL from the coding sequence ATGACCGATACTCCTGACGTACAACCCCCGAAAATCGAGTTTCCCTGCGAGCGCTACCCTATCAAGGTGATCGGCGACTCTGGGGAAGGCTTTGCCGACCTGGTGATCGAAATCATCCAGCGCCACGCTCCTGACTTCGACGCTGCCACCTTGGTGATTCGCGATAGCCGTAATGGGCGATTCCTCTCGGTGCAAGTGTTGATCACCGCCACTGGCGTAGACCAGTTGCAGGCGATCCATGTCGACCTGCGTGCCACTGGCCGCGTGCATATGGTCCTCTAG
- a CDS encoding D-alanyl-D-alanine carboxypeptidase family protein gives MNIFSFAKRLLLPAALLIVAPVSMAAQQIIPSPPQLAAKSYVLMDAQSGQVLVENNGDQRLPPASLTKLMTAYIATLEIRKGQIGESDPVTISEHAWRTGGSRMFVQVNTQVTLSDLLHGIIIQSGNDASVAVAEHIAGSEDAFADMMNTTAEKLGMSNSHFMNATGLPNPEHYSTAHDMATLARAIIYEDPVHYAIYSQKEFFWNNIKQPNRNLLLWRDKTVDGLKTGHTDEAGYCLVASAVRDNMRLIAVVFGTNSEQARAAETQKLLTYGFRFFETQTFYQKGAELAKAQVWKGAVREAKAGLAQDLTLTLPKGQIKKLQASMTLNPQLVAPIKQGDVIGKVEVKMEDQVVHSADLIALETVEEGGFFRRLWDSIRLFFYGLFN, from the coding sequence ATGAACATCTTCAGCTTTGCCAAACGCTTACTTCTGCCCGCAGCCCTGCTCATCGTCGCGCCGGTCTCCATGGCGGCCCAGCAGATCATCCCGTCGCCGCCGCAACTGGCCGCCAAATCCTATGTGCTGATGGACGCCCAGAGTGGTCAGGTCCTGGTCGAGAACAACGGCGACCAGCGCCTGCCTCCGGCGAGTCTGACCAAGCTGATGACCGCCTACATCGCCACCCTGGAGATCCGCAAGGGCCAGATTGGCGAGTCCGACCCTGTCACCATCAGTGAGCACGCCTGGCGCACCGGCGGCTCGCGCATGTTCGTCCAGGTGAACACCCAGGTAACCCTGAGTGACCTGCTGCACGGCATCATCATCCAGTCTGGCAACGACGCCAGCGTGGCCGTAGCCGAGCATATCGCCGGCAGCGAAGACGCTTTTGCCGACATGATGAACACCACTGCCGAGAAGCTCGGCATGAGCAACAGCCACTTCATGAACGCCACCGGTCTGCCCAACCCTGAGCACTACTCCACTGCTCACGATATGGCGACCTTGGCCCGCGCGATCATCTACGAAGATCCTGTCCACTACGCCATCTACTCCCAGAAGGAATTCTTCTGGAACAACATCAAGCAACCCAACCGCAACCTGCTTCTGTGGCGTGACAAGACCGTCGACGGCCTGAAGACCGGCCACACTGACGAGGCCGGCTACTGCCTGGTGGCTTCCGCCGTACGTGACAACATGCGCCTGATCGCCGTGGTGTTCGGCACCAACAGCGAGCAGGCCCGTGCAGCCGAAACCCAGAAGCTGCTGACCTACGGCTTCCGCTTCTTCGAAACCCAGACCTTCTACCAGAAGGGTGCCGAGCTGGCGAAAGCCCAGGTGTGGAAAGGCGCCGTCCGCGAAGCCAAGGCTGGCCTGGCCCAGGACCTGACCCTGACCCTGCCGAAGGGCCAGATCAAGAAACTGCAGGCCAGCATGACCTTGAATCCGCAACTGGTCGCCCCCATCAAGCAGGGTGATGTAATCGGCAAGGTGGAGGTCAAGATGGAAGACCAGGTTGTCCACAGTGCCGATTTGATCGCCCTGGAAACCGTTGAGGAAGGTGGCTTCTTCCGCCGCCTGTGGGATAGCATCCGCCTGTTCTTCTACGGCCTGTTCAACTGA
- a CDS encoding septal ring lytic transglycosylase RlpA family protein yields MPQPIRVAVYGAVALLLASCSSSRAPEPVQPGGQISGPGDYARPHRDGAPWWDVDVSRIPDAVPMPHYGSIKANPYTVLGKTYYPMNDARRYQAVGTASWYGTKFHGQATANGEAYDLYGMTAAHKTLPLPSYVRVTNLDNGRSVILRVNDRGPFYSDRIIDLSFAAAKKLGYAETGTARVKVEGIDPHEWWAAQGRPVPMVLAQPKMAAQAKPQVQPQPVAQIASAPIEQYTPPPQQHAAAVLPVQIDAKKNDSLAASGLYLQVGAFANPDAAELLKAKLSETVSAPVFISSVVRNQQILHRVRLGPIGTQGEAQDVQNSVRLANLGQPTLVKPD; encoded by the coding sequence ATGCCACAACCGATAAGAGTCGCCGTCTATGGCGCCGTAGCATTGTTGCTGGCTAGCTGCTCGAGCAGCCGAGCGCCGGAACCGGTCCAACCCGGCGGGCAGATTTCCGGTCCCGGCGATTACGCGCGTCCACACAGGGACGGCGCGCCATGGTGGGACGTCGACGTCTCGCGCATTCCCGATGCCGTGCCCATGCCGCATTACGGCTCGATCAAGGCCAACCCTTATACCGTGCTGGGCAAGACCTACTACCCGATGAACGACGCGCGTCGTTATCAGGCGGTTGGCACGGCGTCCTGGTACGGCACCAAGTTCCACGGTCAGGCCACTGCCAACGGCGAGGCCTATGATCTATACGGCATGACCGCCGCACACAAGACCTTGCCGTTGCCAAGCTATGTCCGGGTGACCAACCTCGATAACGGCCGCAGTGTGATTCTGCGGGTCAACGACCGTGGTCCGTTCTACTCCGACCGCATCATCGACCTGTCCTTCGCTGCGGCGAAGAAGCTCGGCTATGCCGAAACCGGCACCGCCCGCGTCAAGGTCGAGGGCATTGATCCTCATGAGTGGTGGGCTGCCCAAGGTCGCCCGGTGCCCATGGTCCTCGCCCAGCCGAAGATGGCCGCTCAGGCGAAACCACAGGTCCAGCCCCAGCCTGTCGCCCAGATTGCCAGCGCGCCAATCGAGCAGTACACCCCGCCGCCGCAGCAGCATGCCGCCGCCGTCCTGCCCGTGCAGATCGACGCAAAAAAAAACGATTCACTCGCAGCGTCTGGCCTGTATCTCCAGGTGGGCGCCTTCGCCAATCCGGACGCTGCGGAACTCCTCAAGGCCAAGCTGAGCGAGACGGTGAGTGCGCCAGTCTTCATCAGCTCGGTCGTGCGCAACCAGCAGATACTGCACCGGGTACGCCTGGGGCCGATCGGAACTCAGGGTGAAGCACAAGACGTGCAGAACTCCGTGCGCCTGGCCAACCTCGGCCAACCCACCCTGGTGAAGCCGGACTGA
- the mltB gene encoding lytic murein transglycosylase B, whose protein sequence is MQLAASGAALVGLLGAAAPAFSGDYEGSPQVAEFVAEMTRDYGFAGEQLVELFREVERKQSILDAISRPAERVKPWKEYRPIFITPARIQKGVTFWSQHAEALARAEKEYGVPAQVIVAIIGVETFYGGNTGNFRVIDALSTLGFDYPPRADFFRKQLKEFLLLAREEQVDPLMLKGSYAGAMGLPQFMPSSFRAYAVDFDGDGHIDIWNNPVDAIGSVASYFKRHGWVAGAPVVTRAKVRGDRIDEGLTQGLDPVKNVGDLRALGWASSDALRDDVPVTAFKLEGDEGAEYWMGLPNFYVITRYNRSVMYSMAVHQLSELLVNARGGR, encoded by the coding sequence ATGCAGTTGGCAGCCTCCGGGGCCGCCCTGGTGGGACTGCTGGGGGCAGCCGCACCTGCATTTTCCGGGGACTACGAGGGATCGCCGCAGGTGGCCGAGTTCGTCGCCGAGATGACCCGTGACTACGGTTTCGCCGGTGAGCAACTGGTGGAGCTGTTCCGTGAAGTGGAGCGCAAGCAGTCCATCCTCGACGCCATCTCCCGGCCTGCCGAGCGGGTCAAGCCTTGGAAGGAATACCGCCCGATCTTCATCACCCCGGCGCGAATCCAGAAAGGCGTGACCTTCTGGAGCCAGCATGCCGAGGCCCTGGCTCGTGCCGAGAAGGAATACGGCGTACCGGCCCAGGTCATCGTCGCGATCATCGGCGTCGAGACTTTCTATGGTGGCAATACCGGCAACTTCCGCGTGATCGACGCGCTGTCCACCCTCGGCTTCGATTACCCACCGCGTGCCGACTTCTTCCGCAAGCAGCTCAAGGAGTTTCTCCTGCTGGCTCGCGAAGAGCAGGTCGATCCGCTGATGCTCAAGGGCTCCTACGCTGGCGCCATGGGCTTGCCACAGTTCATGCCGAGCAGCTTCCGCGCCTACGCCGTGGACTTCGACGGCGACGGCCACATCGATATCTGGAATAACCCGGTGGATGCCATCGGCAGCGTTGCCAGCTATTTCAAGCGCCACGGCTGGGTCGCTGGTGCACCGGTGGTCACCCGCGCCAAGGTTCGTGGGGATCGAATCGACGAAGGGTTGACCCAGGGGCTGGACCCGGTGAAGAACGTCGGCGATCTTAGGGCGCTGGGCTGGGCAAGCAGCGACGCACTGCGCGATGATGTGCCGGTTACGGCTTTCAAGCTGGAGGGTGACGAGGGGGCGGAGTACTGGATGGGACTTCCGAACTTCTACGTCATTACCCGCTACAATCGCAGCGTGATGTACTCCATGGCAGTGCATCAGCTATCCGAACTGCTGGTCAACGCAAGGGGCGGGCGTTAA
- the rodA gene encoding rod shape-determining protein RodA has translation MNSNFDRTISQEDVLKRRATLLQRLHIDGWLLLIILMLAAGSLFVLYSASGKHWDLLMKQASSFGLGIGAMIVIAQFEPRFMARWVPLAYVIGVALLVVVEIMGHTAMGATRWINIPGVIRFQPSEFMKIIMPATIAWYLSRHNLPPKLKHIAISLVLILMPFVLILKQPDLGTALLILASGAFVLFMAGLQWRWIVGAVAAVVPVAVAMWYFVLHDYQKQRVLTFLDPESDPLGTGWNIIQSKAAIGSGGVFGKGWLLGTQSHLDFLPESHTDFIIAVLGEEFGLVGACLLLLVYLLLIGRGLVITAQAQTLFGKLLAGSLTMTFFVYVFVNIGMVSGLLPVVGVPLPFISYGGTHLVTLLSGFGVLMAIHTHRKWIAQV, from the coding sequence ATGAACAGCAACTTCGACCGCACCATCTCCCAGGAGGACGTGCTCAAGCGCCGCGCCACGCTCCTGCAGCGTCTGCACATTGATGGCTGGCTGCTGCTGATCATCCTGATGCTGGCGGCCGGTAGCCTGTTCGTCCTCTATTCGGCAAGCGGCAAGCATTGGGACTTGCTGATGAAGCAGGCCAGCTCCTTCGGTCTGGGTATCGGCGCGATGATCGTCATCGCCCAGTTCGAACCACGCTTCATGGCACGTTGGGTGCCCCTGGCCTATGTGATCGGCGTAGCGTTGCTGGTGGTGGTGGAAATCATGGGGCACACGGCGATGGGGGCCACTCGATGGATCAACATTCCCGGCGTGATCCGCTTCCAGCCCTCGGAATTCATGAAGATCATCATGCCGGCGACCATCGCCTGGTACCTGTCGCGGCACAACCTGCCGCCGAAGCTCAAGCACATCGCCATCAGTCTGGTGCTGATCCTGATGCCCTTCGTGCTGATCCTGAAGCAACCCGACCTCGGCACCGCCTTGCTGATCCTGGCTTCTGGCGCCTTCGTGCTGTTCATGGCCGGTCTGCAATGGCGCTGGATCGTCGGGGCTGTGGCTGCGGTGGTGCCAGTGGCGGTGGCCATGTGGTACTTCGTCCTGCACGATTACCAGAAACAGCGCGTACTGACCTTCCTCGATCCGGAGAGCGATCCGCTGGGTACTGGTTGGAACATCATCCAGTCCAAGGCCGCCATCGGATCGGGTGGAGTGTTCGGCAAGGGCTGGCTGCTGGGCACCCAGTCGCACCTGGATTTTTTGCCCGAAAGTCACACGGACTTTATCATTGCAGTCCTCGGCGAAGAGTTCGGCCTTGTGGGCGCCTGCCTGCTGCTTCTGGTCTACCTGCTCCTGATTGGCCGTGGCCTGGTGATCACCGCCCAGGCGCAGACCCTGTTCGGCAAGCTGCTGGCAGGCAGTCTTACCATGACCTTCTTCGTATACGTGTTCGTCAACATCGGCATGGTCAGTGGACTGCTGCCGGTCGTGGGGGTGCCCCTGCCCTTCATTAGCTACGGCGGAACCCATCTGGTGACGCTGCTGTCAGGGTTTGGGGTGTTGATGGCGATTCATACCCATCGCAAATGGATCGCCCAGGTTTGA
- the mrdA gene encoding penicillin-binding protein 2, whose translation MPQPIRLKDHERDARLVRQRVVVGAVAVVLLTCVLIARLYYLQVIQYEYHSTLSENNRVHVQPIPPTRGLIFDRNGVIIADNRPSFSLSVTRERAADWEKTLDVIVEVLQLTPDDRALFEKRMRQGRRPFEPVPILFELTEEQIARVAVNQFRLPGVDVVAQLVRHYPQGAHFAHSVGYVGRINEKELKQLDPVNYSGTHHIGKTGIERFYEDQLHGEVGYEEVETNARGRVLRVLKRTDPKPGKDLVLTLDVRLQEAAEQALAGRRGAIVAIEPSSGDVLAMVSQPSFDPNPFVTGISFKAYAELRDSIDRPLYNRVLRGLYPPGSTIKPMVAVSGLDAGVVTPASRVFDPGFYQLPNYDHKYRNWNRSGDGWVNMETAIMRSNDTYFYDLAHKMGIDRLHDYMSRFGFGQRVALDMFEESPGLMPSRDWKRARYRQAWYPGETLILGIGQGYMQSTPLQLAQAVALMANRGKWIRPHLAKTIEGQPPIDPNPMPDIILRDPKYWDAGRNGMEQVVHGARGTAHKVGASSVYRIAGKSGTAQVVAIKQGEKYDRSKVQERHRDHALFVAFAPAEDPKIAVAVMVENGESGSGVAAPVVKQVMDAWLLGEDGQLKPEFRPPQPLAEQQSAIR comes from the coding sequence ATGCCGCAACCGATTCGCCTGAAGGACCATGAAAGAGACGCCCGTTTGGTGCGTCAGCGCGTGGTCGTGGGCGCGGTGGCGGTGGTGCTGCTGACCTGCGTACTGATTGCCCGTCTCTATTACCTGCAGGTGATCCAGTACGAGTACCACTCGACGCTGTCCGAGAACAATCGCGTCCATGTGCAGCCGATTCCGCCCACGCGCGGGCTGATCTTCGACCGCAATGGCGTGATCATCGCCGACAACCGGCCCAGCTTCAGTCTCAGCGTCACTCGTGAGCGGGCTGCCGACTGGGAGAAGACCCTCGATGTGATAGTCGAGGTGCTGCAGCTGACGCCAGATGATCGCGCACTGTTCGAGAAGCGCATGCGGCAGGGGCGGCGGCCCTTCGAGCCGGTTCCCATCCTGTTCGAGCTGACTGAAGAACAGATCGCTCGCGTGGCGGTGAACCAATTCCGCCTGCCCGGCGTGGATGTTGTTGCGCAGTTGGTGCGCCATTACCCGCAGGGCGCGCATTTCGCGCACTCCGTGGGCTATGTCGGGCGGATCAACGAGAAGGAGCTCAAGCAGCTCGATCCGGTGAACTACAGCGGTACGCACCACATCGGCAAGACCGGCATCGAGCGCTTCTACGAAGACCAGTTGCACGGAGAGGTGGGCTACGAGGAAGTCGAGACCAACGCCCGTGGCCGCGTGTTGCGCGTGCTCAAGCGAACTGACCCGAAGCCCGGCAAGGACTTGGTCCTGACCCTCGATGTGCGTCTGCAGGAAGCGGCCGAACAAGCTTTGGCCGGTCGGCGTGGCGCCATCGTCGCGATCGAGCCTTCCAGCGGTGACGTGCTGGCCATGGTCAGCCAGCCGAGCTTCGACCCCAACCCTTTCGTCACCGGCATCAGCTTCAAGGCCTATGCCGAATTGCGTGATTCCATCGACCGGCCGCTCTACAACCGTGTGCTGCGCGGCCTGTATCCGCCAGGGTCGACCATCAAGCCGATGGTGGCTGTGTCCGGCCTGGACGCGGGCGTGGTTACTCCGGCCTCGCGTGTGTTCGATCCGGGCTTCTACCAACTGCCGAACTACGACCACAAATACCGGAACTGGAACCGCAGCGGTGACGGCTGGGTGAACATGGAAACCGCGATCATGCGGTCAAATGACACCTACTTCTACGATCTTGCTCATAAAATGGGCATCGATCGCCTTCATGACTACATGAGCCGCTTCGGCTTCGGGCAGCGCGTGGCCCTCGATATGTTCGAGGAGTCTCCGGGCCTGATGCCGTCGCGTGACTGGAAACGTGCGCGCTATCGCCAGGCCTGGTATCCGGGTGAAACCCTCATTCTCGGCATTGGCCAGGGTTACATGCAGTCCACGCCGCTTCAGCTTGCGCAAGCCGTGGCGCTCATGGCCAACCGGGGAAAATGGATTCGTCCGCACCTGGCCAAGACCATCGAGGGGCAACCGCCGATCGACCCGAATCCGATGCCGGATATCATCCTGCGCGATCCGAAATACTGGGATGCAGGCCGCAACGGCATGGAACAGGTGGTCCACGGTGCCCGAGGTACGGCGCACAAGGTCGGCGCTTCCTCCGTCTACCGTATCGCCGGCAAGTCCGGTACCGCCCAGGTGGTGGCCATCAAGCAGGGCGAGAAGTACGACCGCTCCAAGGTGCAGGAACGCCATCGCGACCATGCCCTGTTCGTCGCATTTGCCCCGGCCGAGGATCCGAAGATCGCCGTGGCGGTGATGGTGGAGAACGGTGAGTCCGGTTCCGGCGTTGCCGCACCTGTGGTCAAGCAGGTGATGGATGCCTGGCTCCTCGGTGAGGATGGCCAGTTGAAACCCGAGTTCAGACCACCGCAGCCGCTGGCTGAACAGCAGAGCGCCATTCGATGA
- the rlmH gene encoding 23S rRNA (pseudouridine(1915)-N(3))-methyltransferase RlmH — protein MRLRLIAVGTRMPRWVEEGWHEYVKRLPSELSLELVEIPLTTRGKNADVARMIRQEGEAMLAKVQPGERIVTLEVQGRPWSTEQLAAELDRWRLDSRTVNLMVGGPEGLAPEVCARSEQRWSLSPLTLPHPLVRILIGEQIYRAWTVLSGHPYHK, from the coding sequence TTGCGTCTACGTCTGATCGCCGTTGGCACGCGGATGCCGCGCTGGGTGGAAGAGGGCTGGCACGAGTACGTCAAGCGCCTGCCTTCCGAGCTCAGCCTGGAACTGGTGGAGATCCCGCTGACCACGCGTGGCAAGAATGCCGACGTGGCGCGAATGATCCGCCAGGAGGGCGAGGCCATGCTGGCCAAGGTTCAACCGGGGGAACGCATCGTTACCCTGGAAGTCCAAGGTCGGCCCTGGAGCACCGAGCAACTGGCCGCTGAACTGGACCGCTGGCGCCTCGATTCGCGCACCGTCAACCTCATGGTCGGTGGCCCGGAAGGGCTGGCCCCGGAGGTTTGCGCGCGCAGCGAGCAGCGTTGGTCGTTGTCGCCGCTGACGTTGCCGCATCCGCTGGTTCGCATCCTCATCGGCGAACAGATCTATCGTGCCTGGACCGTGCTGTCCGGCCACCCCTATCACAAGTAA
- the rsfS gene encoding ribosome silencing factor produces MQNEELVKVAIAALEDLKGQEITTIDVRGKTSITDFMVIASGTSGRHVKSLAENVLEKVKEQGVRPLGSEGLDGGEWALLDLGDVVVHVMQVATRQFYDLERLWQGAEQSRAHHSHE; encoded by the coding sequence ATGCAAAACGAAGAACTCGTCAAGGTCGCAATCGCGGCCCTGGAAGACCTGAAAGGTCAGGAAATCACCACTATCGACGTGCGTGGCAAGACCAGCATCACTGATTTCATGGTGATCGCCAGCGGTACCTCCGGCCGTCACGTCAAGTCCCTGGCCGAAAACGTGCTGGAGAAGGTCAAGGAGCAAGGCGTGCGTCCCCTGGGCAGCGAAGGCCTGGACGGCGGCGAGTGGGCCCTGCTGGACCTGGGCGATGTCGTGGTGCATGTGATGCAGGTCGCCACCCGGCAGTTCTACGACCTGGAGCGCCTGTGGCAGGGCGCCGAGCAGAGCCGCGCCCATCACAGCCACGAGTAA
- the nadD gene encoding nicotinate-nucleotide adenylyltransferase — MGKRIGLFGGTFDPVHIGHLRSAVEVAEQFGFDELRLIPSARPPHRDSPRVSATQRLEMVQLAVGGVAPLVVDDRELKRERPSWTIETLESLRAELGTDDQLFLLVGWDAFCGLPSWHRWSELLDHCHILVLQRPDADSEAPEDLRDLLAARSAVDPQSLQGAAGQIAFVWQTPLAISATQIRQLLGEGRSVRYLVPDAVLAYIHAHDLYRATN, encoded by the coding sequence ATGGGTAAGCGCATCGGTCTCTTCGGCGGCACTTTCGATCCTGTGCACATCGGTCATCTGCGCAGCGCCGTAGAGGTGGCCGAGCAGTTCGGCTTCGATGAGCTGCGTCTGATTCCCAGTGCTCGGCCGCCGCACCGCGACAGCCCGCGGGTGTCCGCGACCCAGCGACTGGAAATGGTGCAACTGGCGGTGGGCGGTGTCGCGCCGCTGGTGGTGGATGATCGTGAGCTCAAGCGCGAGCGCCCATCCTGGACGATCGAGACGCTGGAGTCCCTGCGTGCCGAGTTGGGCACCGATGACCAGCTGTTCCTGCTGGTCGGCTGGGATGCTTTCTGTGGACTGCCGAGCTGGCATCGCTGGAGCGAGCTGCTCGACCATTGCCACATCCTGGTCCTGCAACGACCGGATGCCGACAGCGAGGCCCCGGAAGACCTGCGTGACCTGTTGGCGGCGCGTAGCGCTGTCGATCCTCAATCCCTGCAGGGGGCAGCCGGGCAGATAGCTTTTGTCTGGCAGACCCCCTTGGCAATTTCCGCCACCCAGATTCGCCAATTGCTGGGGGAGGGGCGCTCGGTGCGCTATCTCGTGCCCGACGCCGTATTGGCCTATATCCATGCGCACGACCTTTACCGTGCGACGAACTGA
- a CDS encoding glutamate-5-semialdehyde dehydrogenase yields the protein MTESVLDYMTRLGRAARAASRVAARASTAQKNRALLAAADALDAARAELSAANEQDLANGRANGLEPAMLDRLALTPARIDDMIEGLRQVATLPDPIGEIRDMRYLPSGIQVGKMRVPLGVIGIIYESRPNVTIDAASLCLKSGNATILRGGSEAIHSNQAIAICIQKGLAEAGLPSELVQVVETTDRAAVGALISMPEFVDVIVPRGGKGLIERISREAKVPVIKHLDGICHVYIDIAADLDKAIRVADNAKTQRYAPCNTMETLLVHEGIAARVLPPLAAIYRDKGVELRGDTATRALLGNDVLEATEEDWRTEYNAPILSIRIVDGLDQAIQHINAYGSQHTDAIITENFSDARRFLTEVDSASVMVNASTRFADGFEYGLGAEIGISTDKLHARGPVGLEGLTSEKYVVFGDGHVRT from the coding sequence ATGACCGAGTCCGTTCTCGATTACATGACCCGCCTTGGCCGCGCCGCGCGCGCTGCCTCGCGCGTGGCCGCCCGTGCCAGCACCGCGCAGAAGAACCGCGCCCTGCTGGCTGCCGCCGATGCCCTGGATGCAGCCCGTGCCGAGCTGTCCGCCGCCAACGAGCAGGACCTGGCCAACGGCCGGGCCAACGGTCTCGAGCCAGCCATGCTCGATCGCCTGGCGCTGACCCCGGCACGCATCGACGACATGATCGAGGGCTTGCGCCAGGTCGCCACCTTGCCGGACCCCATCGGCGAGATCCGTGACATGCGCTATCTGCCGTCCGGTATCCAGGTGGGCAAGATGCGCGTGCCGCTGGGTGTGATCGGGATCATCTACGAGTCGCGGCCGAACGTGACCATCGATGCCGCCAGCCTTTGCCTGAAATCCGGCAACGCCACCATCCTGCGCGGCGGTTCCGAGGCCATCCATTCCAACCAGGCAATCGCCATCTGCATTCAGAAGGGGCTGGCCGAAGCCGGTCTGCCGAGCGAGCTGGTTCAAGTGGTGGAAACCACCGACCGTGCTGCCGTGGGCGCGCTGATCAGCATGCCGGAGTTCGTGGACGTGATCGTCCCGCGCGGCGGCAAGGGCCTGATCGAGCGCATAAGCCGTGAGGCCAAGGTGCCTGTGATCAAGCACCTGGACGGCATCTGCCACGTCTACATCGACATTGCCGCCGACCTGGACAAGGCGATTCGCGTGGCCGACAACGCCAAGACCCAGCGCTACGCGCCGTGCAATACGATGGAAACCCTGCTGGTTCACGAGGGCATTGCCGCCCGCGTGTTGCCACCGCTGGCCGCCATCTACCGCGACAAGGGCGTGGAGCTGCGTGGCGACACGGCCACTCGTGCCTTGCTGGGCAATGACGTGCTGGAGGCGACCGAAGAAGACTGGCGCACCGAGTACAACGCGCCAATCCTTTCGATCCGTATCGTCGACGGCCTCGACCAGGCCATCCAGCACATCAATGCCTACGGCTCGCAGCACACCGACGCCATCATCACCGAGAACTTCAGTGATGCCCGGCGCTTCCTCACCGAGGTGGACTCCGCTTCGGTGATGGTCAACGCCTCGACCCGATTCGCCGATGGCTTCGAGTACGGCCTGGGCGCGGAGATCGGCATTTCCACCGACAAGCTGCACGCCCGCGGGCCGGTCGGTCTGGAAGGTCTGACCAGCGAGAAGTACGTGGTCTTCGGCGACGGTCACGTACGCACCTGA